In one Rhizobium leguminosarum genomic region, the following are encoded:
- a CDS encoding A24 family peptidase: MDTTYDLTLMPAAAALAVACATTAAVLDHRQGHIPNAVTYPCLLAGFMLAAVNGGLAGIGLAFAGLLAAGMIFIIAFAAGSCGGGDVKLMAALGAILGLWPAIDVTLASLMVGGMIAVFSMARRVQWSVLARNVGLFALLLPAGFRDAASVLKPRETHHTVRFGIAAALGLLWCLFMPDFTPLSLVR; this comes from the coding sequence ATGGATACGACCTATGATCTGACCCTGATGCCTGCGGCGGCGGCTCTTGCCGTCGCCTGCGCCACGACCGCGGCGGTGCTCGATCACCGCCAGGGTCACATCCCGAACGCCGTGACCTATCCCTGCTTGCTTGCCGGCTTCATGCTGGCGGCAGTCAACGGTGGTCTGGCAGGGATCGGCCTTGCCTTTGCCGGCCTCCTTGCGGCCGGCATGATCTTCATCATCGCCTTCGCAGCCGGAAGCTGCGGCGGCGGCGATGTCAAGCTGATGGCGGCGCTCGGCGCCATTCTCGGCCTCTGGCCCGCCATCGACGTGACGCTTGCATCGCTGATGGTCGGCGGCATGATCGCCGTCTTCTCGATGGCGCGGCGTGTTCAGTGGAGCGTACTGGCCCGGAACGTCGGACTGTTCGCCCTGCTCCTTCCTGCCGGCTTCCGCGATGCCGCCTCGGTGCTGAAGCCACGCGAGACACATCATACCGTCCGCTTCGGCATTGCTGCCGCTCTCGGACTTCTCTGGTGCCTTTTCATGCCTGATTTCACCCCTCTTTCACTCGTGAGGTAA
- a CDS encoding CpaF family protein has product MRRENDGNDEQHLDTCIGPHSTDDVLSDRGPDDGDIVRHEHGSGRDAALMKAVSDDAAEQATFQVLTRALDKLLGPIRFLLEDPSVSEILINGTSDIFVERRGKLERADTRFASREDLESAARSIAQFSGKRLTPEEPSVEARLPDGSRVQMIQPPAAGTGLCISIRRFLKEHRSIRDLVTQGSLTEQSLALLQSAVGLQKNVIISGGTGTGKTTMLNALSEAFADHERIIVIEDTSELQIRKEHVVYLEVTKPDRFGRGGASIRDLFRSSLRMRPDRIIVGECRGGEALDMIQAMTSGHSGSLSTVHANTPYDALHRLETLALMSDIDMPLRPLRAQIASAVDIVVQIARFKRTGRRRVIEISEIKGLNEDGQYIVESIYKLEGDGHSNSDGALLWTGVIPSFAADAVEELQGAERAEWMKPAARETA; this is encoded by the coding sequence ATCCGGAGAGAAAACGATGGAAACGATGAGCAGCATCTTGATACTTGCATTGGTCCTCATTCCACTGATGATGTTCTTTCCGACCGCGGTCCAGATGATGGCGACATTGTTCGGCATGAGCACGGTTCTGGTCGGGATGCCGCTCTGATGAAGGCTGTTTCCGACGACGCCGCCGAACAAGCGACCTTCCAGGTCCTGACCCGGGCACTGGACAAGCTCTTGGGCCCGATCCGCTTCCTACTCGAGGATCCGAGCGTTTCGGAAATCCTGATCAACGGGACATCCGACATCTTCGTTGAAAGGCGAGGCAAACTCGAACGCGCCGACACGCGTTTTGCCAGCCGCGAGGATCTGGAATCGGCCGCGCGCAGCATCGCGCAATTCTCCGGCAAACGGCTGACGCCGGAGGAGCCGAGCGTCGAGGCCCGTCTGCCGGATGGTTCGCGTGTGCAGATGATCCAGCCGCCGGCTGCCGGGACCGGCCTCTGCATCTCCATCCGCCGCTTTCTGAAAGAACATCGCAGCATCCGCGATCTCGTCACCCAGGGCAGCCTGACCGAGCAGTCGCTGGCGCTGCTGCAGTCGGCCGTCGGGCTGCAGAAGAACGTCATCATCTCAGGCGGCACCGGCACCGGCAAAACGACGATGCTGAACGCGCTGTCGGAAGCCTTTGCCGACCATGAGCGCATCATCGTCATCGAAGACACCTCGGAACTGCAGATCCGCAAGGAGCACGTCGTCTATCTCGAAGTCACCAAGCCCGACCGTTTCGGCCGCGGCGGCGCCAGTATCCGCGACCTGTTCCGCTCATCGCTGCGCATGCGGCCCGACCGCATCATCGTCGGCGAGTGCCGCGGCGGCGAGGCGCTCGACATGATCCAGGCGATGACCTCGGGCCATAGCGGCAGCCTTTCGACGGTGCATGCCAACACGCCCTACGACGCCCTGCACCGGCTGGAAACGCTGGCGCTGATGTCGGATATCGACATGCCGCTCCGGCCGCTGCGCGCCCAGATCGCCTCGGCAGTCGACATCGTCGTGCAGATCGCCCGCTTCAAACGCACCGGCAGACGCCGGGTGATCGAGATTTCCGAGATCAAAGGCCTCAACGAGGACGGCCAATATATCGTCGAGAGCATCTACAAGCTCGAAGGCGACGGCCATTCCAATTCCGACGGCGCCCTGCTCTGGACCGGGGTTATCCCCAGCTTCGCCGCCGATGCGGTGGAAGAGCTGCAAGGCGCAGAGCGCGCGGAATGGATGAAGCCAGCCGCGCGGGAAACGGCTTGA
- a CDS encoding type II toxin-antitoxin system RelE/ParE family toxin, whose translation MRRARKPSLLPRMSAKLVWTPAARAGVKKIYTDIAREQPQAAERYFQRFREKATLLIDQPVSVSATPKSVPQPACSSSLPM comes from the coding sequence ATGAGGCGCGCAAGGAAGCCAAGTCTGCTGCCCCGCATGTCCGCTAAACTCGTTTGGACGCCCGCCGCCCGCGCCGGCGTGAAAAAAATCTATACTGACATTGCCCGCGAACAACCCCAGGCGGCGGAGCGGTATTTTCAGCGTTTCCGAGAGAAGGCGACCCTTCTCATTGATCAGCCAGTCTCGGTCAGCGCCACCCCGAAATCAGTCCCTCAGCCCGCATGCTCGTCGAGCCTCCCTATGTGA
- a CDS encoding type II toxin-antitoxin system ParD family antitoxin, translated as MTNVEKISVSMTPQQADLLRDAVESGAYASSSEVVREAIRDWSAKWETRKGDIERLRALWAEGKASGSAKPVDFDQVLDEARKEAKSAAPHVR; from the coding sequence ATGACCAACGTCGAAAAGATCAGCGTCTCGATGACGCCGCAGCAGGCGGATCTGCTACGCGACGCCGTCGAAAGCGGCGCATACGCCAGCAGCAGCGAAGTGGTCCGCGAAGCCATACGTGACTGGTCTGCCAAATGGGAGACCCGTAAGGGGGATATCGAGCGCTTGCGCGCGTTGTGGGCCGAAGGCAAAGCCAGCGGCAGCGCTAAGCCGGTAGACTTCGATCAGGTGCTTGATGAGGCGCGCAAGGAAGCCAAGTCTGCTGCCCCGCATGTCCGCTAA
- a CDS encoding sarcosine oxidase subunit gamma, with translation MLDLPQHRPVLAGAAYAGISEAGIRLEALPEGHLLHVLGTIEPAALAAELFKAGFANSSIRKAGFRQWFVAGDEPLTPASLGALTATLAGKAFVMDQSHGRVRIGVSGRSSRLLLAKGTAVDLDPAVFPEGRSVMTMVGHLSVQVVRTGDDSFELTVLRSFAESLWDELGHMAASAEKDGSL, from the coding sequence ATGCTTGATCTTCCTCAGCACAGACCGGTTCTCGCCGGGGCAGCATATGCCGGTATCTCAGAGGCAGGCATCCGGCTGGAAGCCTTGCCCGAGGGTCATTTGCTGCACGTACTCGGCACGATCGAGCCGGCTGCACTTGCCGCTGAACTGTTCAAAGCCGGCTTTGCAAACAGTTCGATCCGCAAGGCCGGCTTCCGCCAATGGTTCGTCGCCGGCGACGAGCCCCTTACGCCCGCTAGTCTCGGTGCTCTTACGGCAACGCTTGCTGGAAAAGCCTTCGTCATGGACCAGAGCCACGGACGCGTCCGCATCGGCGTTTCCGGCCGGTCTTCGCGGCTGCTTCTTGCAAAGGGCACCGCCGTCGATCTCGATCCCGCGGTCTTCCCGGAAGGCCGTTCTGTGATGACGATGGTCGGTCATCTCTCCGTACAGGTCGTTCGCACCGGCGACGACAGCTTCGAGCTGACGGTCCTGCGCAGTTTTGCCGAAAGCCTCTGGGACGAGCTTGGGCATATGGCGGCGAGTGCCGAAAAGGACGGCAGCCTGTAG
- a CDS encoding sarcosine oxidase subunit alpha family protein, which produces MTSFRLSSGGRIDRATTLGFSFDGKALAGHPGDTLASALLANGVQLVGRSFKYHRPRGILTAGAAEPNALVTTGSGGRTEPNTRATMIELYQGLAAKSQNRWPSLGFDVGAVNGLLSPFLSAGFYYKTFMWPAALWEKLYEPVIRKAAGLGRASYEADPDTYEKYWAHCDLLVIGAGPAGLAAALTAGRAGARVILADEGPELGGSLLSDSGTIEGKPADTLLGELLAELEGLSNVRRLPRMTVFGWYDDNVFGAVERVQKQVALPDPDRPVERLWRIVARQAVLATGAEERPLVFGGNDIPGVMMAGAMRSYLNRQAVAPGKSTVIFTTNDSGYRTAADLEAAGLQVAAIVDSRVDAGQSWQGRAEVLKGARVIDAFGGKHLNGVSFETASGTRRIDADALAMSGGWSPIIHLACHRGAKPQWSDEASAFLAPAAQDGLAVAGSAAGLAETAACLGDGAAKATAALQAIGFAVAESAFAVVPEAAQSAKPLWSVKGSKGKAFVDYQNDVHLKDLGLAVREGYGHVELAKRYTTSGMATDQGKLSNINAIGILAEARGVSPAEVGTTTFRPFYTPVSFGALTGTSRGKHFQPGRKSPLHGWAEKNGAVFVETGLWYRSSWFPRAGETTWRDSVDREVLNIRKNAGLCDVSTLGKIEIFGRDAAAFLDRIYCNGFAKLAVGKARYGIMLREDGLIYDDGTTSRFSDEHFFMTTTTALAAGVLTHLEFCAQTLWPELDVCFASSTDQWAQMAVVGPKSRAILSEIVDEDLSDAAFPFMSARKVTLFGGRLEGRLFRISFSGELAYELAVPAGYGEGVADAIMAAGEKYGICAYGTEALGVLRIEKGHVTHAEINGTVTPGDLGFGRMVSSTKPDFIGKAMLAREGLQDPERPRLVGVMPLNPENGFRTGSHILADGDAATLENDQGYVTSSAFSPTLGHTIGLALVRRGPERIGEKVTVWNGLRNEFTDAVLCHPVFVDPENEKLHA; this is translated from the coding sequence ATGACGAGCTTCCGTCTTTCCTCCGGCGGCCGCATCGACCGCGCTACGACGCTCGGCTTCAGCTTCGACGGCAAGGCGCTCGCAGGCCATCCCGGCGATACGCTCGCCTCGGCGCTGCTTGCCAACGGCGTCCAGCTCGTCGGCCGCAGTTTCAAATATCACCGCCCGCGCGGCATTCTGACGGCGGGCGCCGCCGAACCGAACGCGCTGGTGACGACCGGCAGCGGCGGCCGCACCGAGCCGAATACGCGCGCGACGATGATCGAGCTTTACCAGGGGCTGGCGGCCAAGAGCCAGAACCGCTGGCCTTCGCTCGGCTTCGATGTCGGCGCCGTCAACGGCCTGCTCTCGCCTTTCCTCAGCGCGGGTTTCTACTACAAGACCTTCATGTGGCCGGCGGCGCTGTGGGAAAAGCTCTACGAACCGGTGATCCGCAAGGCGGCGGGTCTCGGCAGAGCCTCCTACGAAGCCGACCCCGATACATACGAGAAATACTGGGCGCATTGCGATCTGTTGGTGATCGGCGCCGGCCCTGCCGGTCTTGCCGCGGCACTCACCGCCGGCCGCGCCGGCGCCCGCGTCATCCTCGCCGACGAGGGACCCGAACTCGGCGGCAGCCTGCTTTCGGACAGCGGCACGATCGAGGGCAAGCCTGCCGACACGCTTCTCGGCGAGCTGCTTGCCGAGTTGGAAGGGCTTTCGAATGTACGCCGCCTGCCGCGCATGACCGTGTTCGGTTGGTACGACGATAATGTTTTCGGCGCCGTCGAACGCGTGCAGAAGCAGGTGGCGCTGCCCGATCCGGACCGTCCGGTCGAACGATTGTGGCGCATCGTCGCCCGCCAGGCGGTCCTGGCGACAGGCGCCGAGGAGCGGCCGCTGGTCTTCGGCGGCAACGATATTCCCGGCGTGATGATGGCCGGCGCCATGCGCAGCTATCTCAACCGGCAGGCGGTGGCGCCCGGCAAAAGCACGGTGATCTTCACCACCAACGATTCTGGTTACCGCACCGCCGCCGATCTGGAAGCCGCGGGCCTCCAGGTCGCTGCGATCGTCGACAGCCGTGTGGATGCAGGTCAGAGTTGGCAGGGCCGGGCCGAGGTGCTGAAGGGCGCCCGGGTGATCGACGCGTTTGGCGGCAAACACCTCAACGGCGTCAGCTTCGAAACCGCAAGCGGCACCCGGCGCATCGACGCCGATGCGCTTGCCATGTCGGGCGGCTGGAGCCCGATCATCCACCTTGCCTGCCATCGCGGTGCAAAACCGCAATGGTCGGACGAAGCTTCGGCGTTTCTGGCGCCGGCCGCGCAGGACGGCCTTGCCGTTGCCGGTTCGGCTGCCGGCCTTGCTGAAACTGCGGCCTGCCTTGGCGATGGCGCCGCGAAGGCGACGGCCGCCTTGCAGGCGATTGGTTTTGCAGTGGCGGAGTCAGCCTTTGCTGTTGTGCCGGAGGCCGCTCAGAGCGCAAAGCCGCTCTGGTCGGTCAAGGGCTCGAAAGGCAAGGCTTTCGTCGATTATCAGAACGACGTGCATCTCAAGGATCTCGGCCTCGCCGTGCGCGAAGGCTACGGCCATGTCGAACTCGCCAAGCGTTACACGACGAGCGGCATGGCGACCGACCAGGGCAAGCTTTCCAACATCAACGCCATCGGCATCCTGGCCGAAGCGCGCGGCGTGTCGCCGGCCGAAGTGGGAACGACAACCTTCCGGCCATTCTATACGCCGGTCTCCTTCGGCGCCTTGACCGGAACATCGCGTGGCAAACATTTCCAGCCGGGGCGCAAATCACCGCTCCATGGGTGGGCTGAGAAGAACGGCGCGGTCTTCGTCGAAACCGGCCTCTGGTACCGTTCTTCCTGGTTCCCACGCGCCGGTGAAACGACGTGGCGCGACAGCGTCGATCGCGAAGTGCTGAACATCCGCAAAAATGCCGGCCTCTGCGACGTCTCGACCCTCGGTAAGATCGAAATCTTCGGCCGCGATGCCGCGGCCTTCCTCGACCGCATCTATTGCAACGGCTTCGCCAAGCTTGCCGTCGGCAAGGCGCGTTACGGCATCATGTTGCGCGAGGACGGCTTGATCTATGACGACGGCACCACCAGCCGCTTCAGCGACGAGCATTTCTTCATGACGACGACGACGGCGCTTGCCGCCGGCGTGCTCACCCATCTCGAATTCTGCGCCCAGACGCTCTGGCCGGAGCTCGACGTCTGCTTCGCCTCCTCGACCGATCAATGGGCGCAGATGGCCGTTGTCGGACCGAAATCGCGCGCCATCCTCTCCGAGATCGTCGACGAGGATCTATCGGATGCGGCCTTCCCGTTCATGAGCGCCCGCAAGGTGACTCTATTCGGTGGCCGCCTCGAAGGCCGGCTCTTTCGCATCTCCTTCTCCGGCGAACTCGCTTACGAACTTGCCGTGCCGGCCGGTTACGGCGAAGGCGTTGCCGACGCGATCATGGCGGCCGGGGAGAAATACGGCATCTGCGCCTACGGCACCGAAGCGCTCGGCGTTCTGCGCATCGAGAAAGGCCACGTCACCCACGCCGAGATCAACGGCACGGTCACGCCAGGCGATCTCGGCTTCGGCCGCATGGTTTCATCAACCAAGCCGGATTTCATCGGCAAGGCAATGCTTGCCCGCGAAGGCCTGCAGGATCCCGAACGACCGCGCCTCGTCGGCGTCATGCCGCTCAATCCGGAAAACGGCTTCCGCACCGGCTCGCATATTCTTGCCGACGGTGACGCGGCGACGCTCGAAAACGACCAGGGCTACGTCACATCAAGCGCCTTTTCGCCGACGCTCGGCCATACGATCGGCCTGGCGCTGGTCAGGCGCGGGCCGGAGCGCATCGGTGAAAAGGTGACGGTCTGGAACGGGCTGCGCAACGAATTCACCGATGCGGTGCTCTGCCATCCCGTCTTTGTCGATCCTGAAAACGAGAAGCTCCATGCTTGA
- a CDS encoding sarcosine oxidase subunit delta, with translation MASLISCPHCGARPKEEFTIRGDAGLVRPAPDAGADAWFDYVYLRDNPRGSHSEYWHHSSGCRRWLIVDRDTVTHVVHGVRDAALSKLGGDLA, from the coding sequence ATGGCGAGCTTGATTTCCTGTCCCCATTGCGGCGCCCGGCCAAAGGAGGAATTCACGATCCGTGGCGATGCCGGCCTTGTCAGGCCGGCTCCGGATGCCGGTGCGGATGCCTGGTTCGACTATGTCTATCTGCGCGACAATCCGCGCGGCAGCCACAGCGAATACTGGCACCATTCCTCCGGATGCCGCCGCTGGCTGATCGTCGACCGTGATACCGTCACCCATGTGGTCCATGGCGTCAGGGATGCCGCGCTTTCTAAGCTTGGCGGGGACCTGGCATGA
- a CDS encoding sarcosine oxidase subunit beta family protein, protein MRYSALSIFLNGLRGNKAWAPAWRDPAPKPHYDVIIVGGGGHGLATAYYLAKEFGITNVAVLEKGYLGSGNIGRNTTIIRSNYLLAGNNPFYELSMKLWEGLEQDFNFNAMVSQRGVLNLFHSDAQRDAYTRRGNAMRLHGVDAELLDRQAVRKKLPFLDFDNARFPVMGALYHPRGGTVRHDAVAWGYARGADSRGVDIITQCEVTGIRSENGQVTGVETSRGFIGCGKLALAAAGNSTVVADMAGLRLPIESHVLQAFVSEGLKPFIDNVVTFGAGHFYVSQSDKGGLVFGGDIDGYNSYAQRGNLASVEHVAEAGLAMIPSLSRVRYLRSWGGVMDMSMDGSPIIDRTHIDNLYLNAGWCYGGFKATPASGFCYAHLIARNTPHQTARAFRLDRFARGYPIDEKGVGAQPNLH, encoded by the coding sequence ATGCGCTATTCCGCTCTTTCGATTTTCTTAAACGGCCTTCGCGGCAACAAAGCCTGGGCGCCCGCCTGGCGCGACCCGGCGCCGAAGCCGCATTATGATGTCATCATCGTCGGCGGCGGCGGTCACGGCCTTGCCACCGCTTATTACCTCGCCAAGGAATTCGGCATCACCAATGTCGCCGTCCTCGAAAAGGGCTATCTCGGCTCCGGCAATATCGGCAGGAACACGACGATCATCCGCTCGAACTACCTGCTTGCCGGCAACAATCCCTTCTACGAACTGTCGATGAAGCTGTGGGAAGGCTTGGAGCAGGACTTCAACTTCAACGCCATGGTTTCGCAGCGCGGCGTCCTCAACCTCTTCCATTCCGATGCGCAGCGCGATGCCTATACGCGCCGCGGCAACGCCATGCGGCTGCACGGCGTCGATGCCGAGCTTCTCGACCGGCAGGCGGTGCGTAAAAAACTGCCCTTCCTCGATTTCGACAATGCCCGTTTCCCGGTGATGGGCGCTTTGTACCACCCGCGCGGCGGCACGGTACGCCACGATGCGGTCGCCTGGGGTTATGCGCGCGGCGCCGACAGCCGCGGCGTCGACATCATCACCCAATGCGAGGTGACCGGCATCCGCAGCGAAAACGGTCAGGTGACCGGCGTCGAGACCAGCAGGGGCTTTATCGGCTGCGGCAAGCTGGCGCTGGCAGCGGCCGGCAATTCCACCGTCGTCGCCGATATGGCCGGCCTTCGCCTGCCGATCGAAAGCCATGTGCTGCAGGCCTTCGTCTCCGAAGGGCTGAAACCCTTCATCGACAATGTCGTCACCTTCGGCGCCGGCCATTTCTACGTCTCCCAGTCTGATAAGGGCGGCCTTGTTTTCGGCGGCGATATCGACGGTTACAATTCCTATGCCCAGCGCGGCAATCTGGCGTCGGTCGAGCATGTCGCCGAAGCCGGGCTGGCGATGATCCCTTCTTTGTCGCGGGTGCGTTATCTGCGCTCATGGGGCGGGGTTATGGACATGAGCATGGACGGCTCGCCGATCATCGACCGCACCCATATCGACAATCTCTATCTCAATGCCGGCTGGTGTTACGGCGGCTTCAAGGCGACGCCCGCCTCCGGCTTCTGCTACGCCCATCTGATCGCCCGCAACACGCCGCATCAGACCGCCCGCGCCTTCCGGCTCGACCGTTTCGCCCGCGGCTATCCGATCGACGAAAAGGGCGTCGGCGCCCAGCCCAATCTGCACTGA
- a CDS encoding GlxA family transcriptional regulator has translation MSSSDSKNVQEIGFILIPGFALMSYASATEPLRAANLLAGREIYRLSIFSPDGEPARSSSGVSVPAEPLPARGSGLGTAFVCAGGLPRDWRYPGVLACLRQLSREGVRIGGISGGPYLMAAAGLLAGRDFTIHWEHAAALLEAFPDLTPRQARFMIDGNRITCGGGIAPLDMMHVLIAERMGPDFARRVSDWYLHTEVNEPAAPQRASLAERYGVHHPGLLSVLERMEETIEMPLDRAAMARIAGVTTRHLDRLFSAHLKTSFLDQYHRIRLQHAHRLLKQSPLSVSEIAVATGFSSLSHFSRMFRTVYGIAPREARRE, from the coding sequence ATGTCCTCCTCCGATAGCAAAAATGTCCAGGAGATCGGCTTCATCCTGATCCCGGGATTCGCGCTGATGTCCTATGCCTCGGCAACCGAGCCCTTGCGGGCGGCAAACCTTCTGGCCGGGCGCGAAATCTATCGGCTGTCGATCTTTTCGCCGGACGGTGAGCCGGCGCGCTCCTCCTCGGGCGTCAGCGTGCCGGCCGAACCGCTTCCGGCCAGGGGATCCGGCCTCGGCACGGCCTTCGTCTGCGCCGGCGGCTTGCCGCGCGACTGGCGTTATCCCGGCGTGCTTGCCTGTCTGCGGCAGCTGTCGCGCGAGGGTGTGAGGATCGGCGGCATTTCGGGCGGTCCCTATCTGATGGCCGCCGCCGGACTGCTTGCCGGCCGCGATTTCACCATCCACTGGGAACATGCGGCCGCCCTTCTCGAGGCCTTTCCCGATCTCACGCCACGCCAGGCGCGCTTCATGATCGACGGCAACCGGATCACCTGCGGCGGCGGCATCGCGCCGCTCGACATGATGCATGTGCTGATCGCCGAGCGTATGGGACCGGACTTTGCCCGCCGCGTCAGCGACTGGTATCTTCACACCGAGGTCAATGAGCCCGCTGCCCCCCAGCGCGCGTCGCTCGCCGAGCGCTACGGCGTCCACCATCCCGGGCTGCTCAGCGTTCTCGAACGGATGGAGGAGACGATCGAGATGCCGCTCGACCGCGCCGCCATGGCGCGCATCGCCGGCGTCACCACCCGCCATCTCGACCGGCTCTTTTCGGCCCATCTTAAGACCAGCTTCCTCGATCAGTACCACAGAATCAGGCTGCAGCATGCCCACCGCCTGCTGAAGCAGAGCCCGCTTTCCGTCTCGGAGATCGCCGTCGCCACCGGCTTTTCCAGTCTTAGCCACTTTTCCCGGATGTTCCGCACCGTCTACGGCATCGCGCCGCGTGAGGCGCGGCGCGAATAG
- a CDS encoding helix-turn-helix domain-containing protein: MKSKLEAAKLPEQAQSERAPFSQDPHAVREPKENNLEMAIGHEVRAYRKKLGITVTDLAAATGISLGMLSKIENGNISPSLTTLQSLSRALGVPMTAFFRRFEETRNAVFVKAGQGIELERRGTRAGHQYNLLGHIDNNTSGVIVEPYLITLTADSDIFPTFQHEGMEFLYMLEGEVVYRHGDQLFQMQPGDSLFFDADAPHGPEQLVELPSKYLSIISYPQQNSRS; the protein is encoded by the coding sequence ATGAAATCCAAGCTTGAAGCGGCGAAGCTACCGGAACAGGCGCAGAGCGAACGCGCTCCCTTTTCCCAGGATCCGCACGCTGTTCGCGAGCCGAAGGAAAACAACCTCGAAATGGCGATAGGCCATGAGGTGCGCGCCTACCGCAAGAAACTCGGCATCACGGTCACCGATCTGGCGGCCGCGACCGGCATTTCGCTCGGCATGCTGTCTAAGATCGAGAATGGCAACATCTCGCCGTCGCTGACGACGCTGCAATCGCTGTCGCGGGCGCTCGGCGTGCCGATGACCGCCTTTTTCCGCCGCTTTGAGGAAACGCGCAATGCCGTCTTCGTCAAGGCGGGGCAGGGCATCGAGCTCGAACGGCGCGGCACGCGCGCCGGCCACCAGTATAATCTGCTCGGCCATATCGACAATAATACCAGCGGCGTCATCGTCGAACCCTATCTCATCACGCTGACGGCCGATTCCGATATCTTCCCGACCTTCCAGCACGAGGGCATGGAATTTCTCTACATGCTCGAAGGCGAGGTCGTTTACCGCCATGGCGACCAACTTTTCCAGATGCAGCCGGGCGACAGCCTGTTCTTCGATGCCGATGCGCCGCATGGCCCGGAACAGCTGGTGGAACTGCCGAGCAAATACCTCTCGATCATCAGCTACCCCCAGCAGAACTCCAGAAGCTGA
- a CDS encoding class II glutamine amidotransferase: MCGIVGLFLKDKSLEPQLGNLLSDMLITMTDRGPDSAGIAIYGRSTEGKAKITIQSANPGVDFEGLAGDLERAGIRAEVSIKSTHAVIELDASKLGTVRKALEEIRPTVRLMGSGESVEIYKEIGLPKDVVKRFDVRAMSGSHGIGHTRMATESAVTTLGAHPFSTGADQCLVHNGSLSNHNNLRRELVREGMTFETQNDSEVAAAYLTAEMAKGKDLGQALTGALDDLDGFFTFVVGTKSGFGVVRDPIACKPAVMAETDQYVAFGSEYRALVNLPGIENARVWEPEPATVYFWDHDKAA, from the coding sequence ATGTGCGGCATTGTTGGACTGTTCCTCAAGGACAAGAGCCTTGAACCCCAGCTGGGTAATCTGCTCTCGGATATGCTGATCACCATGACGGATCGCGGACCGGACTCAGCCGGCATCGCAATCTATGGCCGCTCCACCGAGGGCAAGGCGAAAATTACCATCCAGTCCGCCAATCCGGGCGTGGACTTCGAAGGCCTCGCCGGCGACCTCGAGAGGGCCGGCATCAGAGCCGAGGTGTCGATCAAGAGCACACATGCGGTCATCGAGCTTGATGCCTCCAAGCTTGGAACCGTGCGCAAGGCGCTTGAAGAGATCCGCCCGACGGTCCGCCTGATGGGATCGGGCGAAAGCGTCGAGATTTATAAGGAAATCGGTCTTCCGAAAGACGTCGTGAAGCGGTTCGATGTCCGCGCCATGAGCGGCAGCCACGGCATCGGCCATACCCGCATGGCGACGGAATCCGCGGTCACCACGCTCGGCGCCCATCCGTTCTCGACCGGCGCCGACCAGTGCCTTGTGCACAATGGCTCGCTGTCCAACCACAACAACCTGCGCCGCGAACTGGTGCGCGAAGGCATGACCTTCGAGACACAGAACGATTCCGAAGTCGCCGCCGCCTATCTCACCGCCGAAATGGCCAAGGGCAAGGATCTCGGCCAGGCGCTGACGGGTGCGCTCGACGATCTCGACGGCTTCTTCACCTTCGTTGTCGGCACCAAGTCCGGCTTCGGGGTGGTGCGCGACCCGATCGCCTGCAAGCCGGCCGTCATGGCCGAGACCGACCAGTATGTCGCCTTCGGCTCGGAATACCGCGCGCTGGTCAACCTTCCCGGCATCGAGAACGCCCGTGTCTGGGAGCCGGAGCCGGCCACCGTTTACTTCTGGGATCACGACAAGGCCGCCTGA